The window GCAAATATACCTGGAATTTGGTTTTAAATCTTTGGTATTGTAGCTCATATTAATTACTAATGCGTTACTTTGTTCTACATGATTAACTGGATGTTTTCATCATGTCAAGTCTAAACCGATTGAACATCAAGTCAGTCTAGAGAAAAATCATCCTAAAGAATCTCCCCGCAGGTGCTGCGGCTCTACAAAGTGCATTCTGGGACTTGTAGTGTCTTGACGGTAGCGCCGCATCAAAGACCAGTCTAAAATGAGTTGAACAGGTCAGAATGAATAGAATTTAGTTagtatttttaaatttacaaaGAACAAACGAGGTCTACCCTCCTCTGCCACCTCCCTTCTATTAAATATAGACACGGGGtatacataaaataaaaacacaagcgTATTCAAAAAgtaaattatatatattatattatattatattatattatattatattataagcTCAGTTCCGGAATGATACCAACTTTTGCACAAGATGGCAATATGCACACACAccggtatgtgtgtgtgtgtgggtgggtgtgtgcgtgcgtgtgtgcgtgcgtgcgtgtgtgtgtgtgttatctccGAGCTGCAGCGTTCGGGCGTCTACATCctgtggcagcagagagaaCCTGAAGGTGCAGTGCTTCTTCCGGCCATGTGGGGGCACCGTTATCCCAGTTTCCTGCGTTGTATTTTACTGCGTTCCCACCGCTCAATTCTAGTGAATTTAAAACGTTTTGTGTGGACGTTACACACGAGGTGAGCGCAGCAGTAGAAACGCACACGCACCTTCCGCCGGAAGGTTCAGGGAGGAGGTTGAAGCCCGTCAATCATAAAGCCGTCATTATCAAATCGCCTCTGTTGCATCGATCCCCAACCACaagtgatagatagatagatagatagatagatagatagatagatagatagatggatggatggatggatggatggatggatggatggatggatggatggatggatggatagatagatagatgatagatagatagatagatagatagatagatagatagatagatagatagatagatagatagatagatagatagatagatagatagatagatagaaaccTTATTCATCTCTCACAAGAAATTCACATGCCTTCTGAGGCTAAATGGGAAAAAGTGCAACCATCACTGGAGTAAAAGACACAAGGCTTCTAACGGATGGCCCTATGAGCAGGCCTGTGGTTGCTAATCTGTCCCCAGCATTTGTTGCCATTTCCCCAGAGCAGAGCTGGCGGCTGCAACAGATAAACAGATAGACAGTTAAGGAAAAGAGTCTAAATTATGGATGTGCTTGCCAaatcctcttctttcttttttttgccatgtttgTTTTAACTACAGCGGTTCATTTTTGGAGGGAAACCTTTCGAAGATCTTTCGAAGATCTTCTGCTCCTGATTTTAGAGATTAAATTGAGGGTAAACCTGATAAATGGGACCAGAAAAGGCCGTAAATGTCTGCAGTGAATTAGATAAAACACAGCAACGAAACTGAGGAGAATCACTGAACAGCTTTGTGTTGATTCCCTGATATGTTTTCCCCTCTGAGCTGGTTTTAGGCCTGTGGGGTGCGACCGTGTGTTCTGCAGCAtcatgagtgggggggggggggggcatcaaaaAGCTCTCCATCAGCTGTGAGGCCAAACGCACAACTGAAAGTTCATCTTCAGTAAAGCGTGCACGGCAGGAAACACCCAGTGTGATTGTTTCTCCTGCATATTTGAGCGAATCTCTCCTTAAATCACCCGACGAACACTATCAGGTTTACATTTAAACAGTTTCTAGTCCTCTGAGGTCACCCAGGTGAAACTCGTTTTGTTTGTCagtcttttctgtgttttttttttaacgtcctGTCGTAAAAAGAAAGTGAGGCGCCTCTCGCCACCTAACTGACAGGGGGTGTGTAGGAGTAGTGCCTGCAGCAGGTGGATGGTTTGGGGTCTGTGGCGTCTGATAACATATCAGTCATTCCCCACTCCTGAGTACAACCCCAGCCCCGCTGCTCAGCGCCCAACGCTGCTGCAAACATGCTGATGAAACAGCAATATTCAAGTTTGGGTTTCAGCAACCACAAGTTTCTTTTCTCCTCCGTTTTGTTGCATTAGCAGAGGGCACCGCGGCCTGTTAAACATCTCAGAATCGCCTTCTCAGATCCATCCACGCATAAATCAACCGAGAAAATCCGGACAATGTCCAAAATTCCCACGCAAGTCAAGAGATAATGAGTTACTGATGCTATGTCTGGTTTAAGGACCAACCTTAACCAGGAAGGAGAGCggtgttttattgtgttgtcTCGATTGCTAATGGCGCGTTTCAGTTGATCGTTTTACATATCAGGTCAGATCAGAGGCACAAACACTTCACCTGAAGCCTATCGCACTTATTTCTGGATTCTTGGCAAATGTTGTACTTAAACAGTTGAGCAGTTGCCATTTATACAGGCAGAATTTGCATGTACATGCACAATTCCACAGGCAAAGTGAAACGCTCTGTGTACAATGAGTCCAGTGTACCAGAGCGGCTTTGGGACAATAGAAGCTGTCAGGAGGCCTCAGTGTGGTCACCTCACTGGTTAAAAATTCAAATACCATCGCAGACGAATCGGTAGCACGTTTTATTGATTCAATATGGTCATTTTGCAAATACAAAAGAGATAActgtttaacaaaaaaaacaaaaaaaacaatgcattttttttacatataaattcacactttaaagaaacactgGATCAAATATCTACATTTTAGCATCTCGACGGAAATacagtggaaaacaaacacacacaaaaacttcACAGATGTAGAAACACACGTCCCCGCCGAAGGCCGACCCCTGCTCCCCGTTCCCTGGCTTCACACCAGTGTGGACACCATGCCAGTGTTCAGGTGGTGCGTGTAGGgtaaggaggtgggggggtgcagggtGGAGGGTGTGGGGATGAGGTGTGGCGAGTGGCTGTAGTTCAGCAGAGTTCCGGGGCTCAGGGGAAAAGGTCCACCGCCGCTGTCCAGAGAGGAGGACGGCGCCATCGCCTCCGAGTACTGCTCGAACATGGCGGCCTTCTTGGACTTCTTGTTCTTGCTGGACACTTTCCTGTTGCGGGTTTGGATGCCTTCTTTCTTCATGGTGAGGGGCCGGTTGACCTGCGGGAGGCGAGTGTCAGAATGTTGCACTTTCGCGCACGTTTCTCTGCGGCAGTGGAGGAACTCTCAGACTCACGTTGTGCAGTTTGAAGTAGAGGCCGCAGGCGTTACACACGGGCTCCCCGCTGGCGTTGCGTCTCCACAGCGTCGTCGTGCTCGTGTGACAGTTGGCGCAAAGCGTCCCGGCTCTCTTGCTGACAATCTGAAGCAGGGATCAGAAATCATCTCAGCTGCTGGGGTCACACGTTTCAATTCATATCTGACCGCGGTTCACGGGCGTAATCGGGAGTCTAATAGGCATACCAGTCGCTTCTTTGGGCGAATCAGAGGCCTGTTCTGGCCGTTCATCTTGTGGTACAGCCCACACGCGTTACACAGGTAGTGACCGGTCCCGTCACGGCGCCAAAGAGGCGTCGCCGTGGCGCCACAGTTGACGCACTCTCTGGCCTCTGCGTCACGTCAGAATCACACAGGTGTCAATTTCTCATGCAAATTTACAAAgtacaaaacagaaaaagagcatttgttggtgtttttattttacctgGAGTGGATATCCGCATCTTGTTGTGGAGTTTGGGCGAGAACGAGGGATTGATCCAGGACCCGGGGGTGGAGTAGAGGGCAGCGGGGTTGTAATCCTGTGGCGCCGCCATGTACGGGCTGTAGGGACTCAGCATGTGCGGTTGGGACGACGGATTGTACAGATTCCCAGCAGAGTTGGTCAGATTCAGGAAGCTGCCACTGCTCCCCAAACCGCCCGACGGGCTCAGACGTTCCGCCTTCAGGCTGTCATGGAGTTGGGGGCTCTCCCTGCCCTCTCTGCCGGGAGAGGAGCATCCATCTCTGGGGCTGGTGAAGGGGGGAGAGTAGAGGGAGCTGGTGGCGAGGGAGTGCAGTGGGGGCTTGGCGAAGGGGCTGCTGCCCCAGGAGGAGACTGATGGATTGTACGGAGAGCCCAAGGAATGGCTTCCAGGCCCATCTAGCAGCTGCAGATTACTGAAGGTGTTGGAGGAGCTCAACACCTGACGGACTGTGgagagcagcagatggatgaaGTCACACGGTGGAACTCGAGGATTTCGATTATGGATGAGAGAGGGCGGAAGCACCGACCTGAGCTGTGCCTGTAGGTGGATGGCGCTCGGCTGTGATTGGGGCTGGAGTAGAAGGAGGGCAGACCGCTGAGGTCGGAGTCCTGGCCGGAGAAGAAGGCCTCGCTCTCTTctccaggaggcagcaggatggGCTCAGAGGAGAAACTGGCCAGAGCATCTGAGCTGAGCAGGGTGGGGGACGCCCAGTGGGACTGTTCCGGTGAGTCCTCCATGCCGACAGACCGACCCACGACCTGAAGCGCCGTCAGTGGTGGGGGTGGTCAGAAAGTTCTGCAGAAAACAGCTTCTTACAACAACTAACAAGACCTCTTCCTTTCTGAGCTAAACTAAGTTTAACAGTGGCTGAAAGACTaaactgaaaaaacaaaatcctgTAAAAAGTATCCATGGCGACGATTCCACAGCGACCTTTCTGCTGAAGGTGTGTCAGTCAAAATGAAACCGCATCTCCTCAGCGTCAAATTAAGGCCACGACAATACAccaagaaaaaaacccaaaccttcaAACAGAGATTCAGGTGCCAGACCACACGATTCCCACACCTCATATCTTAAGaggaaagagaaacaactgatagTGCTGAGAAAATCTGATAAAGCGCTTTGTTATAGCGCTAAATATATCCAGCACTGACACCAGTCTAATCAGATTCATAGAAATCTGACTAGCAATATGTGGTGAACAGGTTGCTCCAACATTTCGGAATGATTCACCTCCAAAATTCTGCTCATAGTTCAGATCTACACACGTCTAAGTGCACGAAACTCAAGAGAAACCAGCAACAAAAACGACCAGAGCTGATATTCTGAACTCTGCGATTAAACTTGGTCTTATCTTCTATTTTGGGGTTACCTgagaagagcaggagcaggtgaACAGCCAGGCGTGGAGGTCGCCGACCCGGGTGGATGTCACGGACGGACTGGGGGTCGGAGAGGTGCAACGGCGAAGGAGGCGCAGCTCCAGCGTCTTCCCCAGTTATTGGTTACAAGAACAACTTCTCCAACCACCAGTGAAGTTTAGGGCCAAGTTGGTGGGAGGAGCCGGGGACATCTTTTCGAAAGACACACCTCTTTAGTCCAgggacaaaaaaagacaaaacacgaTTTCTGACAGACAGGATACGTCCCATCAAAGCCTTTAAGAATCTGAAGCCAGCAGGTTTAATTCTGGCGGAGTTTTATTGATGACGTATTGATCCGATTGAGTGGAGCGCAGGAAGGACCCGACTAGCTTCAGAATGTGGCAGTTTAATGTGAGGCGACCTGTTTGTAGAAGGCAGAAAGGCTGCCTTTTGTCCGGTGATGAAATGTGCATACGGCCCCTGATAAGAGCGAGTCCACAGGAAAAAGACGACACGCACATTTGACCCAAGCAAATGTGAAATGCAAAGACTCAGTTTCAACAGCTTGGAGTGGGAAGACAGTAATGCAAATCAGGAGAAGAGCAGCAATCCTGGTGTGAAGATACAGGTTGGACCTGGCCTGGATGTGCACAAGCCCTGCACTGTGCCCGTCATTTGATAGTCAAAGCAGCTTCCCAactttcctctctcttttgttCATTTACAGTTTTCAGGGAAATCAGGAGAGGATAACAATTTGTAAGAGTGGAGGCTTAATAACACCAGAACGGGggattttggggtttttttgtgttatGGGGGGCACGTTTTGTAAATTCAACCCCTCGGTCGTGACTGCGAGCTCCACAGGGCTTCAGCCGCCCCACCAACCGTAGTCATAACCACGATTTTTACCTCATAAAGTGTCCGGAGGAAGAAAATCCACATCACTTTGGTTGGATGCATCACTTTGGTTTGTCTGATTTCCACTGACCCTCCATTAGCGTGACAATAAATAGTGTAATCAAGATCAGGATAGATTAATATTAAGttatgaaatttaaaaaaaatcgtaATTGTGATTACAAAATTGCCTTGAActtgtaaatatgtaaatacgTGCGTGTCCTTAATGTGGGACCTGTAACACAAAGGTCAGATGGTGCACCACACTCAAATGTACTTCCTGCCTATTTATGCATATTAACGTTACCCTCGCGTCCCACATTTGAATAAAATTGAACGAAAATGTCCTTGAACTCACGGGATCATTGCGCTCTGGTGCACGCCTTTTGTTTTCTTCGCGTTTattacagatgtgcagcaggtgCAGGATGCAGTGGCTGCCCCAGGGCATGCTGGGTACAGGTTAAACATGCAGGAAGCCGTGTTTTGGGCGAGCAGGTCGGGAGGTGTCATGGCTGCAGcgaggtggcggcggcggcggcgtgggcAGCTGAGCAGGGATGTGGCTGAGcagcctgctctgctctgataaGAGGTTATCAAGCTGAAAAAGGGAGGCCAGGAATTACAGGGCCCGACGCTCGCTGTCAGAGAGCAGCGCCGACGCGCACGTAGGCCTCGAAGACGCCTGTGATCATCACAGGTTGTAAATCtgcacgcacgcgcgcgtgcacgtgtcagGCCTGCTCTGGTGGAAGCCTGTGAGCAGGAGAAGCGGTTGGGGCTGACGCGGGGACGCCGGGGGGAGACAGTTGGTTGTTGGTGGGAGCCCGTCGTTGTCCTCTGATGGATGGCGCCGTGCGTCAACAGTGGACGCTCAGAGACGGCTCACTAATTCCCTTGAAACAGGCTTCTGTGTAGGCGGTGGTCTTATCTCTGTCCTGCAGTGACATACCCCAGAGAGCTCTCgccctctctcgccctctctctccctctctctctgtgtctctctacctctctctcctgaCGTGCGCTGTCCTGTCACTTCATCCACCCTCACTTGTGGTAGGTACAGAGGACGGATGATGCTGCATCACCTCTCTGGCTGACACTTTGCGGCCTCTGGCTTTAAATTCAAGGAGATTCTGCACAAAATGGGACTTCTGTTAAAGTTGGGcttgtttttaaatatcaacGTTTCTCCTTTCAAGTTCCATCTGCAGAAATGATCTCAAAGGCACAAAAACGTGAAACTGCACAGTTTGGTCTAAATTATGCCTGAATTAAAACACTGCATCCCTAGGTGGCGCTGCAATGATCGGTTTTATAAATTCTCAGCTCGGCCCACAATCAAAAACACTGGAGACTGGTTCTGCTTCATCTTA is drawn from Takifugu rubripes chromosome 19, fTakRub1.2, whole genome shotgun sequence and contains these coding sequences:
- the gata1a gene encoding GATA binding protein 1a yields the protein MEDSPEQSHWASPTLLSSDALASFSSEPILLPPGEESEAFFSGQDSDLSGLPSFYSSPNHSRAPSTYRHSSVRQVLSSSNTFSNLQLLDGPGSHSLGSPYNPSVSSWGSSPFAKPPLHSLATSSLYSPPFTSPRDGCSSPGREGRESPQLHDSLKAERLSPSGGLGSSGSFLNLTNSAGNLYNPSSQPHMLSPYSPYMAAPQDYNPAALYSTPGSWINPSFSPKLHNKMRISTPEARECVNCGATATPLWRRDGTGHYLCNACGLYHKMNGQNRPLIRPKKRLIVSKRAGTLCANCHTSTTTLWRRNASGEPVCNACGLYFKLHNVNRPLTMKKEGIQTRNRKVSSKNKKSKKAAMFEQYSEAMAPSSSLDSGGGPFPLSPGTLLNYSHSPHLIPTPSTLHPPTSLPYTHHLNTGMVSTLV